The following proteins are co-located in the Fluviicola sp. genome:
- a CDS encoding DNRLRE domain-containing protein — MIRIPIFITFVACIFKGVFAQVTPVTLYSTEDTQTSSLLPSNINGGAGTTIQISATSFNNIRAFIKFDLSSIPADAVIVSAKLRLTPNGTENVGGPSELILDLCNSNWTESTLSHDAGVSNNTILNNVSSSSIVNLKREFDVKAHVQALVELRVPNYGWRIRRNPEGSTSGVTQYFSSEYGTLASTPELAISYYRRASVSAATIVHASTTTSTDGSISPTIANGSSATKTYQWYDNGGNTIVGATSLNLTGKLYGWYGLRVIGNGDASDIMYYGFLIGVKCQDVAITFRPSSAFVDDAYLYNWVNGSGTTAVYSDQINSGNSVTLNAERAAVSSDYYNIKSLLKFRLWIDPVCQINSANLTLTGNGHAPVDRTNESELDLVTSDWTESGVAYRTPFTTTSVGKINIAALPTGNSNATVDIASFFNTWKSNNTANYGMLFQLQSYAGNTKTKMAFNSSDASTSSLWPKVEFNINAVAGSCDYSSYAELRDLPDAGYATTLNNILKFFFTEEYTIDAGKKLPLKIYDENNSPIAGIDFNGAAIPGISLMLPAVSYVTDKNFVSLSLSGLSLITGKFYTLEFTNTLGEKKYLKFKYTN; from the coding sequence ATGATTCGTATACCAATTTTTATAACGTTTGTCGCCTGCATTTTTAAGGGGGTGTTTGCACAGGTTACGCCTGTCACTTTGTATTCAACTGAAGATACGCAAACCTCGTCCTTACTTCCGTCAAATATTAATGGAGGAGCAGGGACAACGATCCAAATTTCGGCTACTTCGTTTAATAACATACGAGCTTTTATTAAGTTTGATTTGTCTTCAATTCCTGCCGATGCCGTGATTGTTTCTGCAAAATTAAGACTGACACCTAATGGAACGGAAAACGTGGGTGGTCCATCGGAATTGATTCTGGATCTCTGTAATTCTAATTGGACCGAGTCTACACTAAGTCATGATGCGGGTGTTTCTAATAACACCATCCTTAATAATGTAAGTAGTTCAAGTATTGTAAACTTGAAAAGGGAGTTTGATGTAAAAGCCCACGTTCAGGCGCTTGTAGAACTAAGGGTTCCCAATTATGGCTGGCGGATTAGGAGAAATCCGGAAGGAAGCACTTCCGGTGTTACTCAATATTTCAGTAGCGAATATGGAACTCTTGCATCTACTCCTGAACTAGCGATATCTTATTACCGCAGAGCATCGGTAAGTGCTGCAACCATTGTCCATGCAAGTACAACAACCAGCACTGACGGATCGATCTCTCCGACTATTGCAAATGGGTCTTCTGCAACAAAAACTTATCAATGGTACGACAATGGAGGAAATACGATAGTAGGGGCAACCAGCCTTAATTTAACGGGGAAATTGTATGGATGGTACGGATTACGTGTAATTGGTAACGGTGATGCAAGTGATATCATGTATTATGGATTCCTGATTGGAGTAAAATGTCAGGATGTAGCAATCACTTTTAGACCGTCATCTGCTTTTGTAGATGATGCCTATTTATATAACTGGGTCAATGGTTCAGGAACAACTGCAGTATATTCCGATCAAATCAATTCCGGGAATTCAGTGACGCTGAATGCCGAAAGAGCAGCCGTTTCATCGGACTATTACAATATAAAATCCCTGCTGAAATTCCGTTTATGGATTGATCCGGTATGCCAGATAAATAGCGCGAATTTAACATTGACAGGAAATGGGCATGCACCTGTGGACAGAACGAATGAATCCGAATTGGACTTGGTTACCAGTGATTGGACCGAATCGGGGGTTGCCTACAGAACACCTTTTACCACTACATCGGTAGGAAAAATCAATATTGCCGCTTTACCTACAGGCAACAGTAATGCTACTGTGGATATAGCTAGCTTTTTCAATACCTGGAAATCAAATAATACCGCCAATTATGGAATGTTATTCCAGTTGCAGTCCTACGCAGGAAACACTAAAACAAAAATGGCATTTAATTCGTCAGATGCATCAACATCCAGTTTATGGCCCAAAGTAGAGTTTAATATTAACGCGGTTGCCGGTTCCTGTGATTATTCCTCTTACGCAGAACTTAGAGATCTACCCGATGCCGGTTATGCAACTACTCTTAATAATATCCTTAAATTCTTTTTCACGGAAGAATATACCATCGATGCAGGAAAAAAATTACCTCTGAAAATTTATGACGAAAACAATAGTCCAATTGCGGGGATAGATTTCAACGGGGCTGCAATTCCGGGAATATCTCTGATGCTTCCTGCTGTCAGTTATGTAACGGATAAAAACTTTGTCTCTCTGTCTCTTTCAGGATTAAGCCTTATAACCGGTAAATTCTACACCCTTGAATTCACCAATACACTCGGAGAGAAAAAATACTTGAAATTTAAATATACCAACTAA
- a CDS encoding RHS repeat-associated core domain-containing protein translates to MKTILKLMTNKLQSFSLFMALFMAVLAPEYLKAADERAINTAPVAASTSFWVYDGRYSDMALNPSTWSSSFTNKKVTNIVRVSTLPGLTANFDVKVNVTILSMKWDPATLSFVPSTITTDLQVGSSTTGTNSINDKQAIVLQDAHAVKVTINSVNFVSGSTALSNLTITSEIIVDRQYFMNTTAVTGLSHTPSAASLILTASELDLNWDYKAGAEWYELEYVHISKLGYGTAVLLLNDPTLNYNYYLNSTRVEVKGNHYTIPKIYDKGFLLYRVRAIGFNGSAYSSRVESNWTSVESGLLTAHTAANVIDIDNDYDSQMNWSHIATFAEDGKRGDVLNYADGMGRGRQSVSSNKATNQVVINNIYFDEMGRPAVSDLPTPMDMTVFNHQPNFNRADDVSNTTFNYTVFDASVTSCAAVPNAFSTSYGAGKYYSANNPDKDGANAGIPDAEGFPYNRITYKKDLLDRVDREGAAGNTLKTNGGKEVRYIDLTSEQEELNLLFGSDIGWSAHYQKSAVIDQNGQAMVSYTDMVGRTVATYLTGPTPLSLDALPDNVVTTSTSSLITNGVGDVDNPAGPSSSLSYTKLVTNTGNYSFHYGFTPQEYTKVCGSNSICLDCVYDFNMKITDECGTVYFNKTKKISGENLDAACSVETFSADTTVFLNSQIGQLTGVSYIITKNLSVNKDAIDDYWCYYLEVACIDDVPDIFNELYDDAAFTDCEPMLTSTETGPCDTWRDIMLEDMSPGGQYAAYTLNGTAYTYTDPVSILNLSGTGTKYNTVTYEDAFGAPITVVNNAGATVSPAALPEAEFIEKFQPEWALSLLPLHPEYCFYRNCVVANSGPSLAFDEAMLNTHSFQDAYNAGYFNPVPGGTIVSNLTDFIGAASTSDPYFSAHPTAASSMNTKMDDYIVVGGVTFSMWEYAILLAMPCTDPAPQNCLRSKSIESCSLDYLWMEFRRLYLEAKRNVMYENPTYTCSDNCTIGVSGTYAAKQRRWPCWNDLLAGNPNLSDPAADYSNAIQTMCDETCTEYADEWLVKLAGCSISPSILTALRQDLINLCKSGCSASNPQGFASDMSGNTINTVLASYGIAETDLCSELLISEPGLYQSPESVFDEVQVPLDVCGCDAVMQAQTDLTAYLATNPSPVLYSTVEEMLAHNTGISVEEADPLLCACDKVKNDTQKEYVWEPGNTITQEALDVFHYQIPAALSCEDANCPDCETVDAAMDNLEGRFPNLSSSPNYTVIVTNYLNNLYDKDYDFFQYQDFFAMCNAATTTFCSENPATKGFLDMLTLLAYRGQFTSATPIDLFTNNAVYEYGTISDYLPAPGTADYTFSLSGTTATLTFGTGSETCTATITNPDGIDYASILSFDLIGNNTPGCSSDPEYSLLVTYLDCGQKRTGTLTISSTCFSFYNCICDNSAVTLCDVPEPLPLEFCYTNLLSELYNATMDTYEVELAEAYEQFSAEYLAKCAQAFTSENLTMTGFSNNYQYTLFYYDQAGNLVRTVAPQGVNMLLPSQNAAVNYARLHANDLPTPAPRVIPTHTFETYYTYNSYDQVESTANPDQPVSTVYYYDFYGRVAASQNPEQAAVKMYSYVLYDTQGRPVESGQICRDVPAVFQGPPGYTLNPLTDAELKADDLGAAFKAWVYNGARSEVTITTYDKPLSITIAAKFKSGVQQNLRLRVATVAYFEYVPRPIPADFFKTGYTSAIHYSYDIHGNVIEQLQDLPELAPVKQDIKSTQYDFELISGNVNKVTYQANEADQFIHTYDYDVVNRLSETSTSPDGYTYSREAHYQYYDYGPLARKEIGELKVQAEDYTYTINGWLKLKNGTKLNPNSDAGKDGRNGYETANTGAHLNIPADVTGYTLGYFEGDYKPISGGLMELPTAGSAFSASAANLYNGNIRLSTTAIKDVQAGSPGVNQVVGASYRYDQLNRLKGMKAYFGSLLDNGTASNWNGATTSNSYSSAITYDRNGNIKTMNRYASSPSAMMDQLTYNYITNTNKLHQVTDGAGAAAFDDISNTQNPNNYVYDNLGQMTKDISEGITDMDWRKGDRKLRQMKRSTNVTSFLYDPLGRRIAKIYKPAGTNDKTQWVYTYYANESNGQTMAVYDIKYATNYVYLKEQHIYGGERLGMVQLNKTVYANGTTLPTDNYSTNTLGNKRYELVNHLGNVNAVITDRKVLNSNYSALSYYFDFTSTGNTGWTTTGCSGSTVALTSGRLRITAGSSCTFDTYKSFQVAPSVPYTVTFDLDRTDIANMNVLIYAGTTATVGSASLLTTITNPANGTISYTFTPTATPTTQNYVFVYFKKLSTENKTFFIDNLQIQSAASSPYAAVTVMSSDYYPFGMQMPGRHTNDDKYRYGYNGMEKDKEMHGEGNSYTTEFRQYDPRLGRWLSLDPLMGEFPWMSPYVAFDNNPILYIDPYGLESTSKPGGGFHKRKHRWTHLRGNDKFGSIAKRIVGGIVRGFQTLVRALHGGKHARIPMSAGHRRSTFTKTITINMRADRTEYLMLRGEDGEGLLPSDRIISITATSIGDKQRRQYWPFGPAFEITSWNEKKYKFEGIGMNSGWFSKLVENNTGLAGNVAGTHYIPMLPIVMAAGYTVIKGALAGIDLTMKLVQLITYGTEALFTLEAFKLIRNQNLSFLPFWKQQPDLLKIDTKGKQNQSIDITIKYRRIDKTKPRGLLNRLLDMGL, encoded by the coding sequence ATGAAAACGATTTTAAAATTAATGACCAACAAGCTTCAAAGCTTTTCGCTTTTCATGGCTTTATTCATGGCTGTTTTGGCTCCTGAATATCTGAAGGCTGCAGACGAACGTGCAATTAACACCGCTCCGGTAGCTGCCAGTACTTCTTTTTGGGTATACGACGGACGCTATTCCGATATGGCTCTAAATCCGAGTACCTGGTCCTCCTCCTTTACCAATAAAAAGGTTACGAATATTGTAAGAGTTTCTACGCTACCGGGACTTACAGCCAATTTTGACGTGAAGGTAAATGTCACCATCCTGAGTATGAAATGGGACCCTGCAACTCTGAGTTTTGTTCCTTCTACCATAACGACCGATTTACAGGTGGGATCTTCAACAACAGGAACAAATAGTATCAATGATAAACAGGCGATTGTTCTTCAGGACGCACATGCTGTAAAAGTTACCATTAACTCTGTCAATTTTGTTTCGGGTTCAACTGCTCTCAGTAATCTGACCATTACTTCAGAAATTATTGTGGACAGGCAGTATTTTATGAATACTACTGCGGTAACCGGACTGTCACATACTCCGTCTGCTGCGTCACTCATTTTGACGGCTTCCGAACTGGACCTGAACTGGGATTACAAAGCCGGGGCAGAATGGTACGAACTGGAATATGTGCATATCAGTAAATTAGGCTATGGAACGGCGGTTTTACTATTGAATGACCCAACGCTGAACTACAATTATTACCTGAACTCCACCCGGGTGGAAGTAAAGGGGAATCACTATACGATTCCAAAAATCTATGATAAAGGATTTCTGCTTTACCGTGTACGGGCAATCGGGTTTAACGGATCTGCTTACAGCAGTCGTGTAGAATCCAACTGGACTTCCGTTGAAAGTGGACTTTTGACCGCGCATACCGCTGCGAATGTGATCGACATAGACAACGATTATGATTCCCAGATGAACTGGTCCCACATAGCAACATTTGCGGAAGATGGTAAACGCGGAGACGTTCTCAACTATGCAGATGGTATGGGTCGGGGCCGTCAAAGTGTTTCGTCGAATAAAGCGACTAACCAGGTGGTGATCAATAACATTTATTTTGATGAAATGGGCCGGCCTGCTGTTAGCGATCTTCCTACTCCGATGGATATGACTGTCTTTAATCACCAGCCGAATTTCAACCGGGCTGATGACGTGTCAAATACAACTTTCAATTATACGGTTTTTGATGCATCCGTAACAAGTTGTGCGGCTGTACCCAATGCATTTTCAACTTCCTATGGAGCCGGAAAATATTATTCAGCAAACAACCCCGATAAAGATGGTGCAAATGCAGGGATTCCGGATGCTGAAGGATTCCCTTATAACCGCATTACCTATAAAAAAGATTTGCTCGACAGGGTAGATAGAGAAGGGGCTGCCGGAAACACCTTAAAAACCAATGGTGGTAAAGAAGTTCGTTATATAGATCTGACCTCTGAACAGGAAGAACTGAACCTTCTTTTCGGCTCGGATATAGGCTGGTCTGCACATTACCAGAAATCGGCAGTTATCGATCAGAACGGACAAGCAATGGTCAGCTATACTGATATGGTCGGACGAACAGTGGCAACATACTTGACAGGACCTACACCACTTTCATTGGATGCACTTCCTGACAATGTAGTAACAACTTCTACTTCTTCCCTGATTACTAATGGAGTTGGAGATGTGGATAACCCGGCAGGGCCTTCTTCTTCTTTGTCCTATACCAAACTGGTTACAAATACGGGTAATTATTCCTTTCATTATGGATTTACTCCACAGGAATATACCAAAGTATGTGGCTCCAATTCGATCTGCCTGGACTGTGTATATGATTTCAATATGAAAATCACCGATGAATGCGGAACGGTTTATTTCAACAAAACCAAAAAGATCAGCGGAGAAAACCTGGATGCAGCATGCAGTGTAGAAACATTTTCAGCGGATACTACCGTTTTCCTGAATAGTCAGATCGGTCAGCTTACCGGTGTAAGTTATATCATTACGAAAAACTTATCTGTAAACAAGGATGCTATTGACGATTACTGGTGTTATTACCTGGAAGTTGCCTGTATCGATGATGTACCGGATATCTTCAACGAATTGTACGATGATGCTGCATTCACAGATTGTGAGCCGATGCTTACGAGTACTGAAACCGGGCCGTGTGATACCTGGAGAGATATCATGCTGGAAGACATGTCACCGGGAGGGCAGTATGCAGCTTATACGCTCAATGGAACCGCTTATACTTATACAGATCCGGTTTCGATCCTGAATCTTTCCGGTACCGGAACCAAATATAATACTGTGACTTATGAAGATGCGTTTGGAGCACCGATCACGGTTGTAAATAACGCCGGGGCTACGGTTTCCCCTGCCGCACTTCCTGAAGCTGAATTCATTGAGAAGTTCCAACCTGAATGGGCGTTATCCCTGCTTCCATTGCACCCGGAATATTGTTTCTACAGAAATTGCGTAGTAGCAAACTCCGGTCCATCATTAGCTTTTGATGAAGCTATGTTGAATACACATTCTTTCCAGGATGCTTACAATGCGGGGTACTTCAATCCGGTTCCGGGTGGTACTATCGTTAGTAATCTGACTGATTTCATCGGGGCGGCTTCAACAAGTGATCCTTATTTTTCAGCTCATCCAACTGCGGCAAGTTCAATGAACACTAAGATGGACGATTACATCGTGGTAGGAGGAGTTACTTTTTCCATGTGGGAATACGCGATCCTTTTGGCTATGCCTTGTACGGATCCTGCCCCTCAGAATTGTTTGCGCAGCAAATCCATCGAATCCTGTTCCCTGGATTATCTCTGGATGGAATTCCGCAGGTTATACCTGGAGGCAAAGCGCAATGTCATGTACGAGAATCCTACCTATACCTGTTCGGACAACTGTACGATCGGAGTTTCCGGAACGTATGCGGCCAAGCAACGCAGATGGCCATGCTGGAATGACTTGCTGGCAGGTAACCCGAATTTAAGCGATCCGGCTGCGGATTACAGCAATGCGATCCAAACGATGTGTGATGAAACATGTACCGAATACGCGGATGAATGGCTGGTAAAACTGGCTGGATGTTCCATTTCTCCTTCTATTCTGACTGCTTTGCGTCAGGACCTGATCAACTTGTGTAAAAGTGGGTGTTCTGCGAGCAATCCACAAGGATTTGCCAGCGATATGAGTGGAAACACCATCAATACCGTCCTGGCTTCTTATGGCATTGCCGAAACAGATCTGTGCAGCGAGTTATTGATCTCGGAACCTGGCCTGTACCAGAGTCCGGAATCCGTGTTTGATGAAGTACAGGTGCCTTTGGATGTCTGCGGATGTGACGCTGTGATGCAGGCACAAACGGATTTGACGGCTTACCTGGCTACAAATCCTTCGCCAGTATTGTATAGTACCGTGGAAGAAATGCTCGCACACAATACAGGCATCTCTGTCGAAGAAGCGGATCCTTTGCTTTGTGCTTGTGATAAGGTTAAGAATGATACCCAAAAGGAATATGTTTGGGAACCGGGAAATACAATCACCCAGGAGGCTCTTGATGTATTCCATTACCAAATTCCGGCGGCTTTGTCTTGCGAAGATGCAAACTGTCCGGATTGTGAAACAGTTGATGCAGCGATGGATAACCTGGAAGGAAGATTCCCCAATTTGAGCTCTTCTCCGAATTATACAGTGATTGTTACCAATTACCTGAATAATCTTTACGATAAGGACTACGACTTCTTCCAGTACCAGGATTTCTTCGCAATGTGCAATGCTGCAACTACTACGTTTTGTTCAGAAAACCCGGCAACAAAAGGATTCCTGGACATGCTGACACTTTTGGCATACCGCGGACAGTTTACATCGGCCACACCGATTGACCTGTTTACTAACAATGCGGTATACGAATACGGAACCATCAGTGATTACTTACCGGCACCGGGTACGGCAGATTACACCTTCTCCCTTTCCGGCACTACGGCTACATTAACTTTTGGAACCGGAAGTGAAACCTGCACTGCAACGATTACAAATCCGGACGGTATCGACTACGCTTCGATTCTTTCCTTCGACCTGATCGGGAATAATACCCCGGGATGCAGTTCCGACCCGGAGTACAGTTTACTGGTTACTTACCTGGATTGCGGACAAAAACGTACAGGGACCCTTACGATCAGCAGCACTTGTTTCTCTTTTTACAACTGTATTTGCGACAATTCCGCTGTTACGCTTTGTGATGTTCCGGAACCATTGCCGCTGGAGTTCTGTTATACGAATTTACTGAGTGAATTGTACAACGCGACCATGGATACCTACGAAGTCGAATTGGCGGAAGCTTACGAACAATTCTCTGCAGAATACCTGGCAAAATGTGCCCAGGCATTCACCAGCGAAAATCTAACAATGACAGGATTCTCCAATAATTACCAATATACTCTATTCTACTACGATCAGGCAGGAAACCTGGTACGCACAGTTGCTCCTCAGGGAGTCAATATGCTGCTGCCAAGCCAGAATGCAGCTGTAAACTACGCCCGTTTGCATGCAAATGATCTGCCAACTCCTGCTCCGCGTGTGATTCCAACCCATACCTTTGAAACGTATTACACCTACAATTCCTACGACCAGGTAGAGAGCACGGCTAATCCAGACCAGCCTGTGTCAACTGTTTATTACTATGACTTTTACGGACGTGTGGCAGCCAGTCAAAACCCCGAACAGGCAGCGGTTAAGATGTATTCTTATGTGTTGTATGATACCCAGGGAAGACCGGTGGAATCCGGGCAGATCTGCCGAGATGTACCTGCCGTATTCCAGGGACCTCCGGGATATACGCTGAATCCTTTGACGGATGCTGAACTCAAAGCAGACGACCTGGGAGCAGCCTTTAAAGCCTGGGTCTATAACGGAGCGCGTTCTGAAGTAACCATTACCACTTATGATAAACCGCTTTCAATTACCATTGCCGCTAAATTTAAATCCGGGGTGCAGCAAAACCTGCGCCTGCGTGTGGCCACTGTGGCTTATTTTGAGTATGTTCCGCGTCCGATACCGGCCGATTTCTTCAAGACCGGTTATACCTCCGCCATCCATTACTCCTACGATATTCACGGGAATGTGATAGAACAACTACAGGACTTGCCTGAACTGGCTCCTGTAAAGCAGGACATCAAGTCTACGCAGTACGATTTCGAACTGATCAGCGGGAATGTGAACAAGGTAACTTACCAGGCAAACGAGGCAGACCAGTTTATTCATACTTATGATTACGATGTGGTGAATCGTTTGAGTGAAACAAGTACTTCACCGGATGGATATACGTATTCCCGCGAAGCACATTACCAGTACTACGATTACGGCCCGCTGGCCCGCAAAGAAATCGGGGAATTGAAAGTACAGGCAGAAGATTATACCTACACGATCAACGGCTGGCTGAAACTGAAGAACGGGACCAAGCTGAATCCGAACTCCGATGCGGGGAAAGACGGCCGCAACGGGTATGAAACTGCCAACACGGGTGCGCATTTGAACATTCCTGCCGACGTAACGGGGTATACACTCGGTTATTTCGAAGGAGATTACAAACCGATCAGCGGCGGGCTGATGGAACTTCCTACAGCCGGAAGTGCATTCTCTGCCAGTGCTGCCAACCTCTACAACGGGAATATCCGTTTGAGCACAACCGCCATCAAAGATGTGCAGGCAGGAAGCCCGGGGGTGAACCAGGTTGTTGGCGCCAGTTACCGCTACGACCAGCTGAACCGTCTGAAAGGCATGAAAGCCTACTTTGGATCTTTACTGGATAACGGAACGGCTTCCAATTGGAATGGAGCAACAACAAGCAATTCCTACAGTTCTGCGATCACTTATGACCGCAACGGGAACATCAAAACAATGAACAGGTATGCTTCTTCTCCATCTGCGATGATGGACCAGCTGACCTACAATTATATCACCAATACCAACAAACTGCACCAGGTAACAGATGGAGCGGGAGCAGCTGCATTTGACGATATCAGCAATACGCAGAACCCGAATAACTACGTGTACGACAACCTGGGGCAAATGACCAAAGACATTTCCGAGGGAATTACGGATATGGACTGGCGTAAAGGCGACCGTAAACTCCGCCAGATGAAGCGCAGTACCAACGTGACCAGCTTCCTGTATGATCCGTTAGGGCGCCGTATTGCAAAAATTTACAAACCGGCCGGTACCAATGATAAAACACAATGGGTCTACACCTATTATGCCAACGAATCCAATGGACAAACCATGGCTGTGTATGACATCAAGTACGCGACTAATTATGTATATTTAAAAGAACAGCATATCTACGGAGGAGAACGTTTGGGCATGGTTCAATTGAATAAGACCGTTTATGCAAACGGAACCACTTTACCGACGGATAATTATTCCACCAATACCCTGGGGAATAAACGCTATGAGTTGGTGAACCATTTGGGGAATGTAAATGCGGTGATTACCGACCGGAAAGTGTTGAACAGCAACTATTCTGCGCTGTCTTATTACTTTGATTTTACCAGCACCGGCAATACCGGTTGGACTACCACCGGTTGTTCGGGGTCAACAGTAGCACTGACCTCCGGAAGATTGCGGATCACTGCAGGTTCTTCCTGTACTTTTGATACCTACAAGAGCTTCCAGGTAGCACCTTCCGTGCCTTATACGGTAACTTTTGACCTGGACCGCACGGACATTGCTAATATGAACGTGCTGATCTATGCAGGAACAACTGCTACCGTGGGATCTGCCAGTTTGCTTACAACCATTACGAACCCGGCAAACGGAACTATTTCGTATACGTTTACACCAACTGCTACCCCAACTACCCAGAATTACGTATTTGTGTATTTCAAGAAACTTTCTACAGAGAATAAAACGTTCTTTATTGATAACCTGCAAATCCAGAGTGCCGCTTCTTCACCGTATGCTGCGGTTACCGTAATGAGCTCGGATTATTACCCGTTTGGAATGCAGATGCCGGGCCGCCACACCAATGACGACAAGTACCGCTACGGCTACAACGGCATGGAGAAAGACAAGGAAATGCACGGTGAAGGAAATTCGTATACTACTGAATTTAGACAATACGACCCAAGATTGGGGCGCTGGCTGAGTTTAGATCCGTTGATGGGGGAATTTCCATGGATGAGCCCTTATGTGGCATTTGATAATAATCCGATTTTGTATATTGATCCTTATGGTTTAGAAAGCACTTCAAAACCTGGAGGTGGCTTCCATAAACGAAAACATAGATGGACTCATTTAAGAGGGAATGATAAATTCGGATCCATTGCAAAAAGAATTGTAGGTGGTATTGTGCGTGGTTTTCAAACTTTAGTGAGAGCCCTGCATGGAGGAAAGCATGCTAGAATACCAATGTCTGCAGGACATAGAAGGTCTACTTTTACAAAAACGATTACTATCAATATGCGAGCCGACAGAACAGAATACCTGATGTTGAGAGGAGAAGATGGTGAGGGTCTTTTACCTTCCGATCGCATAATCTCAATTACCGCAACATCCATTGGAGACAAACAACGACGTCAGTATTGGCCATTTGGACCAGCTTTTGAAATTACATCATGGAATGAAAAAAAATACAAATTTGAAGGAATCGGTATGAATTCCGGTTGGTTCAGTAAATTAGTAGAAAATAATACAGGATTGGCAGGAAATGTTGCGGGGACGCATTATATTCCAATGTTACCTATTGTAATGGCAGCAGGTTATACCGTGATTAAAGGGGCATTGGCAGGAATTGATTTAACAATGAAATTAGTTCAATTGATTACTTACGGTACAGAAGCATTGTTTACCCTTGAGGCTTTTAAACTCATAAGGAATCAAAATTTGAGTTTTTTGCCTTTCTGGAAGCAACAACCAGACTTGTTGAAAATTGATACAAAAGGAAAACAAAATCAAAGTATTGATATTACTATAAAGTATAGACGTATCGATAAGACTAAACCTAGGGGATTACTAAATCGCCTTTTAGACATGGGATTGTAA